A section of the Primulina eburnea isolate SZY01 chromosome 1, ASM2296580v1, whole genome shotgun sequence genome encodes:
- the LOC140809829 gene encoding CASP-like protein 4A1 has product MEMDSRHHSIRAAQTMENQSKQRAPRDSYFDSDSGSGSPPLSSLHELALPKSSPPLSHRNSGEHISLSPPRSSITSDRTTIDHGFSPDKDKPRSPEIQPPVVMVNRDVSEHPVGVATKTNREEGDGGRVRRVRPSLSILRNAKRKKLMKRAALGFRIFGFLFCLVSFSVMTADRNQGWALDSFYRYKEFRYCVSVNIIGFVYSGAQTMDLSFDLATGKYSVQDRKQLRYYFDLAFDQVIAYLLISASSSATVRIVDWQLNWGKDKFPDMATASVSMSFLAFFALASSSLISGYALCTSIPT; this is encoded by the exons ATGGAAATGGATTCTCGTCATCACTCCATCCGCGCAGCTCAAACTATGGAAAATCAAAGTAAACAACGCGCGCCTCGCGATTCCTATTTCGATTCCGATTCTGGTTCGGGCTCCCCGCCTCTGTCTTCTCTGCATGAGCTCGCACTTCCCAAATCATCTCCTCCTCTCTCCCACCGCAACAGCGGGGAACACATATCGCTCTCGCCGCCGCGTTCGTCGATTACATCTGATCGGACGACCATAGATCATGGGTTTTCTCCGGACAAAGACAAACCTCGCTCGCCGGAGATTCAGCCGCCGGTGGTGATGGTGAATCGCGACGTGTCGGAGCATCCGGTGGGCGTGGCAACCAAAACCAATCGGGAGGAGGGCGACGGAGGTCGGGTGAGGAGGGTTAGACCGTCTCTGTCGATACTGAGAAATGCGAAGAGGAAGAAGTTGATGAAAAGAGCTGCTCTGGGGTTCAGGATTTTTGGGTTTTTGTTTTGCTTGGTTTCGTTTTCAGTGATGACAGCTGATAGAAACCAAGGCTGGGCTCTCGATTCTTTTTATCGCTACAAAGAGTTCAG ATACTGTGTATCAGTTAATATAATAGGCTTTGTGTACTCGGGAGCTCAGACAATGGATTTGTCTTTCGACTTGGCCACCGGAAAGTATTCTGTGCAGGATAGAAAGCAACTCAGATATTACTTCGATTTGGCCTTTGATCAG GTGATTGCTTACCTTCTGATATCGGCATCTTCATCAGCCACGGTTCGGATTGTTGACTGGCAATTGAATTGGGGAAAGGACAAGTTCCCAGATATGGCAACGGCATCTGTATCAATGTCTTTCCTTGCGTTTTTCGCCCTCGCCTCGAGTTCTCTCATATCTGGGTATGCCCTCTGCACATCCATACCTACTTAG
- the LOC140830667 gene encoding uncharacterized protein At4g28440-like — protein sequence MAETTSALRKPVFTKVDQLRPGTNGHNLVVKVVSSNTVMQKGRPDRPQVGQVRIAECLVGDETGVIVFTARNDQVKIMNPDATVIMRNAKIDMFKGSMRLAVDKWGRLEVTEPASFTVKEDNNLSLVEYELVNVSEE from the exons ATGGCTGAAACTACATCAGCTTTGAGGAAGCCAGTTTTCACCAAGGTGGATCAGCTTCGGCCTGGCACAAATGGACACAATCTTGTAGTAAAAGTTGTCAGTTCCAATACTGTTATGCAAAAGGGCAGGCCAGATAGGCCTCAAGTTGGTCAAGTGCGAATTGCTGAATGTCTGGTGGGAGATGAAACTGGAGTGATTGTGTTTACAGCCAGAAACGATCAAG TTAAAATAATGAATCCCGATGCCACAGTAATTATGCGAAATGCGAAAATTGACATGTTCAAAGGATCAATGAGGCTGGCTGTGGATAAATGGGGACGTTTAGAAGTGACTGAACCGGCAAGCTTCACTGTTAAGGAAGATAACAATCTCTCCCTAGTTGAATACGAATTGGTCAATGTTTCCGAGGAGTGA
- the LOC140830741 gene encoding uncharacterized protein isoform X1 — translation MSGMALKDVNKIPESERINESSSNGNFIKPHFEHADENVENRQNKKMASLLDTPSKRDGSENSGEGVENSEVEYIESEKLEDVEDVENCLKTLLLELGSKDWVSVCDALNNVRRLSIYHKEDIAGMLNDVISLIVKSLKSPRSAVCKTAIMTSADIFKAYNDDMIDSLDPLLVQLLLKSSQDKRFVCEAGESALITLTNWVSPLVLLPKLQSHIKNKNPRIRAKASMCISRSVPRLGVDGIEEFGIDKLIQIGASQLSDQLPESRDAARALLLELQSAYEKSHPLEPTATVSEEPSTVSWEHFCKSKLSPLSAQAVLRVTGIPQEGFVSSS, via the exons ATGTCAGGCATGGCTCTCAAAGATGTCAATAAAATACCTGAGTCTGAGAGGATCAATGAAAGCTCCAGCAATGGAAACTTTATCAAACCTCACTTTGAACATGCGGATGAAAATGTTGAAAATAGGCAAAACAAAAAGATGGCTTCCCTGCTTGACACTCCCAGTAAGAGAGATGGATCTGAAAATTCTGGGGAAGGGGTGGAAAATTCTGAAGTAGAGTACATTGAATCTGAGAAGTTGGAGGATGTAGAAGATGTAGAAAACTGTCTAaag ACACTCTTACTGGAACTAGGTTCCAAAGACTGGGTTTCGGTGTGTGATGCACTCAACAATGTTCGTAGATTGTCTATATATCACAAGGAGGATATTGCTGGCATGCT GAATGATGTGATTTCTTTAATAGTGAAATCCCTAAAGAGCCCAAGAAGTGCCGTTTGTAAAACTGCAATTATGACTTCAGCTGATATCTTTAAAGCATATAATGATGACATGATTGATTCACTTGATCCACTG CTAGTGCAACTTCTTCTCAAATCTTCACAAGACAAGAGGTTCGTGTGCGAGGCAGGTGAAAGTGCTTTAATAACCCTGACAAATTGGGTTTCCCCTCTTGTATTGTTGCCCAAGCTGCAATCTCATATTAAGAACAAGAATCCTCGAATTCGAGCAAAGGCTTCTATGTGCATTTCTCGAAGTGTTCCTCGTCTG GGAGTTGATGGAATTGAAGAATTTGGCATCGACAAACTGATCCAAATAGGTGCATCACAGCTCAGTGATCAGCTTCCCGAGTCCAGAGATGCTGCTCGAGCTTTGCTGTTGGAGTTGCAATCTGCATATGAAAAATCTCATCCCCTGGAACCAACTGCTACTGTTTCTGAGGAACCCTCGACAGTTTCTTGGGAGCATTTCTGCAAGTCAAAGCTTTCTCCATTGAGTGCACAGGCTGTTCTTCGTGTGACCGGTATCCCTCAGGAGGGATTCGTTTCAAGTTCATAG
- the LOC140830741 gene encoding uncharacterized protein isoform X2, whose amino-acid sequence MALKDVNKIPESERINESSSNGNFIKPHFEHADENVENRQNKKMASLLDTPSKRDGSENSGEGVENSEVEYIESEKLEDVEDVENCLKTLLLELGSKDWVSVCDALNNVRRLSIYHKEDIAGMLNDVISLIVKSLKSPRSAVCKTAIMTSADIFKAYNDDMIDSLDPLLVQLLLKSSQDKRFVCEAGESALITLTNWVSPLVLLPKLQSHIKNKNPRIRAKASMCISRSVPRLGVDGIEEFGIDKLIQIGASQLSDQLPESRDAARALLLELQSAYEKSHPLEPTATVSEEPSTVSWEHFCKSKLSPLSAQAVLRVTGIPQEGFVSSS is encoded by the exons ATGGCTCTCAAAGATGTCAATAAAATACCTGAGTCTGAGAGGATCAATGAAAGCTCCAGCAATGGAAACTTTATCAAACCTCACTTTGAACATGCGGATGAAAATGTTGAAAATAGGCAAAACAAAAAGATGGCTTCCCTGCTTGACACTCCCAGTAAGAGAGATGGATCTGAAAATTCTGGGGAAGGGGTGGAAAATTCTGAAGTAGAGTACATTGAATCTGAGAAGTTGGAGGATGTAGAAGATGTAGAAAACTGTCTAaag ACACTCTTACTGGAACTAGGTTCCAAAGACTGGGTTTCGGTGTGTGATGCACTCAACAATGTTCGTAGATTGTCTATATATCACAAGGAGGATATTGCTGGCATGCT GAATGATGTGATTTCTTTAATAGTGAAATCCCTAAAGAGCCCAAGAAGTGCCGTTTGTAAAACTGCAATTATGACTTCAGCTGATATCTTTAAAGCATATAATGATGACATGATTGATTCACTTGATCCACTG CTAGTGCAACTTCTTCTCAAATCTTCACAAGACAAGAGGTTCGTGTGCGAGGCAGGTGAAAGTGCTTTAATAACCCTGACAAATTGGGTTTCCCCTCTTGTATTGTTGCCCAAGCTGCAATCTCATATTAAGAACAAGAATCCTCGAATTCGAGCAAAGGCTTCTATGTGCATTTCTCGAAGTGTTCCTCGTCTG GGAGTTGATGGAATTGAAGAATTTGGCATCGACAAACTGATCCAAATAGGTGCATCACAGCTCAGTGATCAGCTTCCCGAGTCCAGAGATGCTGCTCGAGCTTTGCTGTTGGAGTTGCAATCTGCATATGAAAAATCTCATCCCCTGGAACCAACTGCTACTGTTTCTGAGGAACCCTCGACAGTTTCTTGGGAGCATTTCTGCAAGTCAAAGCTTTCTCCATTGAGTGCACAGGCTGTTCTTCGTGTGACCGGTATCCCTCAGGAGGGATTCGTTTCAAGTTCATAG
- the LOC140809835 gene encoding uncharacterized protein, whose translation MCISRSVPRLGVDGIEEFGIDKLIQIGASQLSDQLPESRDAARALPLELQSAYEKSHPLEPTATVSEEPSTVSWEHFCQSKLSPLSAQAVLRVTGTPQEGFVSSS comes from the exons ATGTGCATTTCTCGAAGTGTTCCTCGTCTG GGAGTTGATGGAATTGAAGAATTTGGCATCGACAAACTGATCCAAATAGGTGCATCCCAGCTCAGTGACCAGCTTCCCGAGTCCAGAGATGCTGCTCGAGCTTTGCCGTTGGAGTTGCAATCTGCATATGAAAAATCTCATCCCCTGGAACCAACTGCTACTGTTTCTGAGGAACCCTCGACAGTTTCTTGGGAGCATTTCTGCCAGTCAAAGCTTTCTCCATTGAGTGCACAGGCTGTTCTTCGTGTGACCGGTACTCCTCAGGAGGGATTCGTTTCAAGTTCATAG
- the LOC140830908 gene encoding transmembrane 9 superfamily member 9-like isoform X1: protein MDVEDRLPFRIKVCIWASTCVGVMFGLFIAHDLYLFGATDFVEGDPMQVKVQKLASVKTQLSYFYYSLPYCMPKEIVDHHLSLGEIVQKDLIENSPYQFKMLELQMCRVVCRTTLNDNDAKVLKEAIDGEYRVNMILDDLPLVMLYNRSDMDSFVYQQGFPVGVKMLYAGKMEPKYFINNHLTFIVKYHKDEKTDDARIVGFEVKPFSVKHEYEGKWNDKIRLTNCDPHTTYNATGKDSPLEIEDEKEIIFTYDVEFQESEIRWVSRWETYVCTVDSHIHWFSVFHSFTVFIWLAIPMVSNVVPMMDNDISPYTKLKTQEEAAEVTEEETGWTIVRGDVFRPPKNSDLLCVFAGTGVQCFGMILVTMVSAALGFITPSSRKGLMESLLFVWVFMGMFAGYTSTILSKMFNGTQWKKMALKTSFPGIVFIIFFIVSAPSWGEESWGAVPFETMFALVLLWSGIFVSLVCVGSYVGFSKPAISNPVKTNRIPREIPKQAWFMNPVFSILIGGIFPFGVVSVELFFIVTSVWTRQFYCILGFLLPVLVFLILICAQISMLLCYYQLCREDYLWWWRSFLTSGSSALYLFLYVAFYFTKLNDTKPVSAVLYFGYALIGSIAFLVLTGTIGLFACFLLTRHVYASLKTD from the exons ATGGATGTCGAGGATAGATTGCCTTTCAGGATCAAGGTGTGCATCTGGGCTTCCACCTGCGTCGGCGTGATGTTCGGCCTGTTCATCGCTCATGATTTATATCTTTTCGGTGCGACAGATTTCGTCGAG GGAGATCCTATGCAGGTGAAAGTTCAGAAATTGGCCTCGGTAAAAACTCAACTTTCATATTTCTATTATTCTCTTCCTTATTGTATGCCAAAGGAAATTGTGGACCACCATTTGAGTCTGGGGGAAATTGTTCAGAAGGATCTCATTGAGAACTCTCCCTATCAA TTTAAGATGCTAGAACTGCAAATGTGCAGAGTTGTTTGTCGTACGACCCTCAATGACAACGATGCAAAAGTATTAAAAGAGGCGATTGATGGTGAATATCGGGTGAACAT GATATTGGATGATCTCCCTCTAGTTATGCTGTACAACAGATCTGATATGGATTCCTTTGTGTATCAGCAAGGTTTCCCTGTTGGCGTGAAAATGCTGTACGCTGGA AAAATGGAGCCGAAGTATTTCATCAACAATCATTTGACATTCATTGTAAAGTATCACAAGGATGAAAAAACTGATGATGCTAGAATTGTAGGATTTGAAGTCAAACCATTCAG TGTTAAGCATGAATATGAGGGTAAATGGAATGACAAAATAAGATTGACAAACTGTGATCCTCATACAACATACAATGCAACTGGCAAAGATTCCCCTCTAGAAATCGAAGATGAGAAGGAAATTATCTTCACCTATGATGTGGAGTTTCAG GAGAGTGAGATCAGATGGGTTTCTAGATGGGAAACCTATGTTTGCACGGTTGATAGTCACATCCATTGGTTCTCAGTCTTCCATTCGTTTACCGTGTTTATCTGGCTCGCGATACCGATGGTCTCAAATGTGGTGCCGATGATGGACAATGACATCTCCCCGTATACCAAATTGAAAACTCAAGAAGAAGCTGCAGAAGTAACTGAAGAAGAAACCGGATGGACAATTGTTCGTGGGGATGTTTTCAGGCCTCCTAAAAATTCAGATTTGCTGTGTGTTTTTGCTGGCACAGGTGTTCAGTGTTTTGGAATGATTCTAGTAACAATGGTCTCTGCTGCTCTTGGATTTATTACTCCTTCAAGTCGAAAGGGGTTGATGGAAAGTTTGCTGTTTGTTTGGGTTTTCATGGGCATGTTTGCAGGCTACACCTCAACTATTCTCAGCAAAATGTTCAATGGAACACAATGGAAGAAAATGGCTCTTAAAACATCTTTCCCTGGAATAGTGTTTATAATTTTCTTCATCGTGAGTGCTCCAAGTTGGGGAGAGGAATCATGGGGAGCAGTCCCATTTGAGACCATGTTTGCTTTAGTCCTTCTGTGGTCAGGTATCTTCGTTTCACTTGTTTGTGTGGGTAGTTATGTAGGGTTTAGCAAACCAGCCATCAGCAATCCAGTGAAGACCAACAGAATTCCTAGGGAAATACCTAAGCAGGCATGGTTCATGAACCCAGTCTTCAGTATATTAATAGGAGGCATATTCCCATTTGGTGTGGTATCTGTTGAGCTATTCTTCATTGTGACATCAGTCTGGACACGTCAGTTCTATTGCATCTTGGGATTCCTCCTCCCGGTATTGGTCTTCCTTATCCTGATCTGTGCCCAGATCTCTATGCTGCTTTGTTATTATCAGCTTTGCAGAGAAGACTACTTGTGGTGGTGGCGATCATTCTTGACCTCAGGTTCGTCTGCACTCTACTTATTCCTTTATGTTGCATTCTACTTCACAAAGCTGAA
- the LOC140830908 gene encoding transmembrane 9 superfamily member 10-like isoform X2 — MDVEDRLPFRIKVCIWASTCVGVMFGLFIAHDLYLFGATDFVEGDPMQVKVQKLASVKTQLSYFYYSLPYCMPKEIVDHHLSLGEIVQKDLIENSPYQFKMLELQMCRVVCRTTLNDNDAKVLKEAIDGEYRVNMILDDLPLVMLYNRSDMDSFVYQQGFPVGVKMLYAGKMEPKYFINNHLTFIVKYHKDEKTDDARIVGFEVKPFSVKHEYEGKWNDKIRLTNCDPHTTYNATGKDSPLEIEDEKEIIFTYDVEFQESEIRWVSRWETYVCTVDSHIHWFSVFHSFTVFIWLAIPMVSNVVPMMDNDISPYTKLKTQEEAAEVTEEETGWTIVRGDVFRPPKNSDLLCVFAGTGVQCFGMILVTMVSAALGFITPSSRKGLMESLLFVWVFMGMFAGYTSTILSKMFNGTQWKKMALKTSFPGIVFIIFFIVSAPSWGEESWGAVPFETMFALVLLWSGIFVSLVCVGSYVGFSKPAISNPVKTNRIPREIPKQAWFMNPVFSILIGGIFPFGVVSVELFFIVTSVWTRQFYCILGFLLPVLVFLILICAQISMLLCYYQLCREDYLWWWRSFLTSVIRVHVIIFNGHGQTTIRNLFWRQDFTYSRKHNLDPSVLEFLPAAMLNAPLKI; from the exons ATGGATGTCGAGGATAGATTGCCTTTCAGGATCAAGGTGTGCATCTGGGCTTCCACCTGCGTCGGCGTGATGTTCGGCCTGTTCATCGCTCATGATTTATATCTTTTCGGTGCGACAGATTTCGTCGAG GGAGATCCTATGCAGGTGAAAGTTCAGAAATTGGCCTCGGTAAAAACTCAACTTTCATATTTCTATTATTCTCTTCCTTATTGTATGCCAAAGGAAATTGTGGACCACCATTTGAGTCTGGGGGAAATTGTTCAGAAGGATCTCATTGAGAACTCTCCCTATCAA TTTAAGATGCTAGAACTGCAAATGTGCAGAGTTGTTTGTCGTACGACCCTCAATGACAACGATGCAAAAGTATTAAAAGAGGCGATTGATGGTGAATATCGGGTGAACAT GATATTGGATGATCTCCCTCTAGTTATGCTGTACAACAGATCTGATATGGATTCCTTTGTGTATCAGCAAGGTTTCCCTGTTGGCGTGAAAATGCTGTACGCTGGA AAAATGGAGCCGAAGTATTTCATCAACAATCATTTGACATTCATTGTAAAGTATCACAAGGATGAAAAAACTGATGATGCTAGAATTGTAGGATTTGAAGTCAAACCATTCAG TGTTAAGCATGAATATGAGGGTAAATGGAATGACAAAATAAGATTGACAAACTGTGATCCTCATACAACATACAATGCAACTGGCAAAGATTCCCCTCTAGAAATCGAAGATGAGAAGGAAATTATCTTCACCTATGATGTGGAGTTTCAG GAGAGTGAGATCAGATGGGTTTCTAGATGGGAAACCTATGTTTGCACGGTTGATAGTCACATCCATTGGTTCTCAGTCTTCCATTCGTTTACCGTGTTTATCTGGCTCGCGATACCGATGGTCTCAAATGTGGTGCCGATGATGGACAATGACATCTCCCCGTATACCAAATTGAAAACTCAAGAAGAAGCTGCAGAAGTAACTGAAGAAGAAACCGGATGGACAATTGTTCGTGGGGATGTTTTCAGGCCTCCTAAAAATTCAGATTTGCTGTGTGTTTTTGCTGGCACAGGTGTTCAGTGTTTTGGAATGATTCTAGTAACAATGGTCTCTGCTGCTCTTGGATTTATTACTCCTTCAAGTCGAAAGGGGTTGATGGAAAGTTTGCTGTTTGTTTGGGTTTTCATGGGCATGTTTGCAGGCTACACCTCAACTATTCTCAGCAAAATGTTCAATGGAACACAATGGAAGAAAATGGCTCTTAAAACATCTTTCCCTGGAATAGTGTTTATAATTTTCTTCATCGTGAGTGCTCCAAGTTGGGGAGAGGAATCATGGGGAGCAGTCCCATTTGAGACCATGTTTGCTTTAGTCCTTCTGTGGTCAGGTATCTTCGTTTCACTTGTTTGTGTGGGTAGTTATGTAGGGTTTAGCAAACCAGCCATCAGCAATCCAGTGAAGACCAACAGAATTCCTAGGGAAATACCTAAGCAGGCATGGTTCATGAACCCAGTCTTCAGTATATTAATAGGAGGCATATTCCCATTTGGTGTGGTATCTGTTGAGCTATTCTTCATTGTGACATCAGTCTGGACACGTCAGTTCTATTGCATCTTGGGATTCCTCCTCCCGGTATTGGTCTTCCTTATCCTGATCTGTGCCCAGATCTCTATGCTGCTTTGTTATTATCAGCTTTGCAGAGAAGACTACTTGTGGTGGTGGCGATCATTCTTGACCTCAG
- the LOC140830908 gene encoding transmembrane 9 superfamily member 10-like isoform X3, translated as MDVEDRLPFRIKVCIWASTCVGVMFGLFIAHDLYLFGATDFVEGDPMQVKVQKLASVKTQLSYFYYSLPYCMPKEIVDHHLSLGEIVQKDLIENSPYQFKMLELQMCRVVCRTTLNDNDAKVLKEAIDGEYRVNMILDDLPLVMLYNRSDMDSFVYQQGFPVGVKMLYAGKMEPKYFINNHLTFIVKYHKDEKTDDARIVGFEVKPFSVKHEYEGKWNDKIRLTNCDPHTTYNATGKDSPLEIEDEKEIIFTYDVEFQESEIRWVSRWETYVCTVDSHIHWFSVFHSFTVFIWLAIPMVSNVVPMMDNDISPYTKLKTQEEAAEVTEEETGWTIVRGDVFRPPKNSDLLCVFAGTGVQCFGMILVTMVSAALGFITPSSRKGLMESLLFVWVFMGMFAGYTSTILSKMFNGTQWKKMALKTSFPGIVFIIFFIVSAPSWGEESWGAVPFETMFALVLLWSGIFVSLVCVGSYVGFSKPAISNPVKTNRIPREIPKQAWFMNPVFSILIGGIFPFGVVSVELFFIVTSVWTRQFYCILGFLLPVLVFLILICAQISMLLCYYQLCREDYLWWWRSFLTSGCMLSYLMAMARLRSETYSGGRTSLIPGSITWTHRCSSFCRPRC; from the exons ATGGATGTCGAGGATAGATTGCCTTTCAGGATCAAGGTGTGCATCTGGGCTTCCACCTGCGTCGGCGTGATGTTCGGCCTGTTCATCGCTCATGATTTATATCTTTTCGGTGCGACAGATTTCGTCGAG GGAGATCCTATGCAGGTGAAAGTTCAGAAATTGGCCTCGGTAAAAACTCAACTTTCATATTTCTATTATTCTCTTCCTTATTGTATGCCAAAGGAAATTGTGGACCACCATTTGAGTCTGGGGGAAATTGTTCAGAAGGATCTCATTGAGAACTCTCCCTATCAA TTTAAGATGCTAGAACTGCAAATGTGCAGAGTTGTTTGTCGTACGACCCTCAATGACAACGATGCAAAAGTATTAAAAGAGGCGATTGATGGTGAATATCGGGTGAACAT GATATTGGATGATCTCCCTCTAGTTATGCTGTACAACAGATCTGATATGGATTCCTTTGTGTATCAGCAAGGTTTCCCTGTTGGCGTGAAAATGCTGTACGCTGGA AAAATGGAGCCGAAGTATTTCATCAACAATCATTTGACATTCATTGTAAAGTATCACAAGGATGAAAAAACTGATGATGCTAGAATTGTAGGATTTGAAGTCAAACCATTCAG TGTTAAGCATGAATATGAGGGTAAATGGAATGACAAAATAAGATTGACAAACTGTGATCCTCATACAACATACAATGCAACTGGCAAAGATTCCCCTCTAGAAATCGAAGATGAGAAGGAAATTATCTTCACCTATGATGTGGAGTTTCAG GAGAGTGAGATCAGATGGGTTTCTAGATGGGAAACCTATGTTTGCACGGTTGATAGTCACATCCATTGGTTCTCAGTCTTCCATTCGTTTACCGTGTTTATCTGGCTCGCGATACCGATGGTCTCAAATGTGGTGCCGATGATGGACAATGACATCTCCCCGTATACCAAATTGAAAACTCAAGAAGAAGCTGCAGAAGTAACTGAAGAAGAAACCGGATGGACAATTGTTCGTGGGGATGTTTTCAGGCCTCCTAAAAATTCAGATTTGCTGTGTGTTTTTGCTGGCACAGGTGTTCAGTGTTTTGGAATGATTCTAGTAACAATGGTCTCTGCTGCTCTTGGATTTATTACTCCTTCAAGTCGAAAGGGGTTGATGGAAAGTTTGCTGTTTGTTTGGGTTTTCATGGGCATGTTTGCAGGCTACACCTCAACTATTCTCAGCAAAATGTTCAATGGAACACAATGGAAGAAAATGGCTCTTAAAACATCTTTCCCTGGAATAGTGTTTATAATTTTCTTCATCGTGAGTGCTCCAAGTTGGGGAGAGGAATCATGGGGAGCAGTCCCATTTGAGACCATGTTTGCTTTAGTCCTTCTGTGGTCAGGTATCTTCGTTTCACTTGTTTGTGTGGGTAGTTATGTAGGGTTTAGCAAACCAGCCATCAGCAATCCAGTGAAGACCAACAGAATTCCTAGGGAAATACCTAAGCAGGCATGGTTCATGAACCCAGTCTTCAGTATATTAATAGGAGGCATATTCCCATTTGGTGTGGTATCTGTTGAGCTATTCTTCATTGTGACATCAGTCTGGACACGTCAGTTCTATTGCATCTTGGGATTCCTCCTCCCGGTATTGGTCTTCCTTATCCTGATCTGTGCCCAGATCTCTATGCTGCTTTGTTATTATCAGCTTTGCAGAGAAGACTACTTGTGGTGGTGGCGATCATTCTTGACCTCAG